Proteins encoded within one genomic window of Episyrphus balteatus chromosome 1, idEpiBalt1.1, whole genome shotgun sequence:
- the LOC129905891 gene encoding putative uncharacterized protein DDB_G0282133 — protein MTATTIQPISAASAIKGQQHDQPKSAASANNGQQHFQPISAASAIKGQQLNQNHPLNAMSALKDYKSKGITDQRSPIIRQDEYNLRSERTHNIEPRNQCQNTTSQNFQNNRHNYTNPNKNNTNTNQNPFKNNNYTNQYPNRNNNYTNQNQVNRNNNSYQNQPNGNSPTGQIRNNNASGQARNNGYNNHPQNIQNSGQHRSRQARIEPMEVDYLNYIALIDTGSTISLLNSTRVPSNLYEYINDTPIQINTINGIVNETAQVKTKCPIQFNQPCNARMKWTKVELNKPYDFLIGMDWIRNNAKTIDLKNEEVILVNGIHLPFLTTLLEEVNVLEISEVCNIQTNHLNEIEQESVEKLLNKYKKLIFKEGDQLTNTSAVVHEIKTTTDQQINSKLYSYTPKHEVEVRRL, from the exons ATGA CAGCAACTACAATTCAACCGATAAGTGCAGCGTCGGCAATAAAGGGTCAACAGCACGATCAACCAAAAAGTGCAGCATCGGCTAATAACGGTCAACAGCACTTCCAACCAATAAGTGCGGCATCAGCAATAAAGGGTCAACAGCTCAATCAGAATCACCCACTAAATGCAATGTCAGCATTAAAAGACTATAAAAGCAAAGGCATAACCGATCAGAGGAGCCCAATAATAC GTCAGGATGAATATAATTTACGATCAGAAAGAACACACAACATTGAACCTAGAAATCAATGCCAAAACACAACTtctcaaaatttccaaaacaacAGACACAATTACACTAatccaaataaaaacaatactaaCACTAATCAAAAtccttttaaaaacaataattacacTAATCAATATCCTAATAGAAACAATAACTATACGAATCAAAATCAAGTTAATAGAAACAATAACAGTTATCAAAATCAACCTAATGGGAATAGCCCGACAGGacaaataagaaataataatgCATCAGGCCAAGCTAGAAATAATGGGTATAATAACCATCcccaaaacattcaaaattcaGGTCAACATAGATCAAGACAGGCTAGAATAGAACCTATGGAAGTAGACTATTTAA ATTATATAGCATTGATTGACACAGGATCAACCATTAGCCTATTAAATTCAACTAGAGTTCCCTCAAATCTTTACGAATATATTAACGATACACCAATTCAAATTAATACTATTAATGGTATTGTTAACGAAACAGcacaagtaaaaacaaaatgtcCAATACAATTTAATCAGCCTTGCAATGCAAGAATGAAATGGACAAAAGTAGAATTAAATAAACCTTACGATTTCCTAATAGGAATGGATTGGATAAGGAACAATGCAAAAACTATAGACTTAAAAAATGAGGAAGTTATTTTAGTAAATGGTATACATCTTCCATTCTTAACAACATTACTTGAAGAAGTTAATGTGTTGGAAATAAGTGAAGTTTGTAACATTCAAACAAATCACCTCAATGAAATAGAACAAGAGTCTGTagaaaagcttttaaataaatataaaaaattgattttcaaagaaGGCGATCAATTAACAAACACTAGTGCAGTAGTTCACGAAATAAAAACTACCACAGACCAACAAATTAACTCTAAACTATATAGTTATACACCAAAACATGAAGTCGAAGTACGTAGGCTGTAG